One stretch of Oncorhynchus tshawytscha isolate Ot180627B linkage group LG21, Otsh_v2.0, whole genome shotgun sequence DNA includes these proteins:
- the LOC112220824 gene encoding protein bicaudal C homolog 1-A-like isoform X2 — MVETNTQVKWPSKLKIGAKSKKDPHVKVDGKRANVLEAKKKILELLETKVNKVTLKMDVAHTEHSHVIGKGGGNIKKVMEMTSCHIHFPDSNRHNATGEKSNQVSIAGPVQGVEAARKRIRDLQPLVLTFDLPVTLVSQALPDAASPVIQQVAQALGVSVSFRAQPRLCSSCCVVRALQGNSVAIKKAVCVLMELLLGSELGAGGQGGVMGVVSTQLDVTSQQHLFLLGQNGAHFLGVMHQTQTQIVLPDLSAPQNPPSLLIQGSPDGVCLARQQLMDCLPVCLMFDMREDGEADPRKLAQMMQSLGVFISVKPKVKQTAKSVVVKGLERNISSLYEARRLLLGLESSEVAMTAKMNSDPRLAGNGLTNYWLNMLLQQLRLSDHGSVPTTEAVIGSFSQSKPHPSPPPGLTPPSEEVRMGLKGKESRQLEKIPENEDPSGLSDEDESPGSMTSELSDVMSQVRMMSRRSSLQGPEVCRFLNQGRRHSTGQVMRLLDGEKEGGRSERHNSLREMEGGRGDSRRNSLRELGGERSDTRRNSLMRDLTPNHDTLTDVSRNEDYDYEMKKLLATRAMQRNPVVTEVRTPTDTWSGLGFSKSMPAEAVKELRNVSRRSYKPYLANTGQQQQTWGPQNAKEKVSNGSNSENWRDRRGSSSPIFPSPSSSSSSSPSNFSSSFSSTSSFPAFASSTNRPRNDKTSESFLSCSNYFECMSSVRALTASQLSSSPQPTDDLPELLSQLGMGKYIDVFQQQEIDFQTFLTLSDEDLKEVGVSTFGARRKMLLAISDLNKSKRKLSETPAVKPGYLEGGASGRLPRIIGEDTAAQRNHW; from the exons TTTTGGAGACCAAG GTCAACAAGGTGACCCTGAAGATGGACGTGGCCCACACAGAACACTCCCATGTGATCGGGAAAGGGGGCGGGAACATCAAGAAGGTGATGGAGATGACATCATGCCACATCCACTTCCCCGACTCCAACCGCCACAACGCCACTGGAGAAAAGAGCAACCAG GTGTCCATCGCTGGGCCTGTCCAAGGGGTGGAGGCAGCCAGGAAGAGGATACGA GACCTTCAGCCGCTGGTGTTGACCTTTGACCTACCAGTGACCCTGGTCTCCCAGGCCCTGCCGGATGCAGCGTCGCCGGTCATCCAGCAGGTGGCGCAGGCTCTGGGGGTCAGTGTGAGCTTTAGGGCCCAGCCCAGACTGTGCAGCAGCTGCTGTGTGGTTAGAGCACTGCAGGGCAATTCCGTCGCCATCAAG AAGGCGGTGTGTGTGCTGATGGAGCTGCTGCTGGGGTCAGAGCTCGGGGCTGGGGGTCAGGGTGGGGTCATGGGGGTGGTCAGCACCCAGCTGGACGTGACCTCCCAGCAGCACCTCTTCCTGCTGGGGCAGAACGGAGCACACTTCCTGGGGGTCATgcaccagacccagacccagataGTTCTGCCAGACCTCAGCGCCCCACAGAACCCCCCCTCACTGCTCATCCAGGGAAGCCCAGACGGAGTGTGTCTGGCCAGGCAGCAACTCATG gactgtctgcctgtgtgtctgatGTTTGACATGCGTGAGGATGGGGAGGCAGACCCTCGGAAACTGGCTCAGATGATGCAGAGTCTGGGTGTCTTCATCAGCGTCAAACCCAAAGTCAAACAGACCGCCAAG TCGGTGGTGGTAAAGGGTCTGGAGAGGAACATCTCCAGTCTGTACGAGGCTCGGAGGCTGCTGCTAGGGCTGGAGTCCAGCGAGGTCGCCATGACAGCCAAGATGAACTCTGACCCTAGGTTGGCTGGCAACGGGCTGACCAACTACTGGCTCAACATGCTGCTGCAGCAACTCCGCCTCTCtgaccatg GCTCAGTGCCCACCACTGAGGCTGTGATTGGCTCTTTTTCCCAATCTAAACCCCACCCGTCACCTCCACCAGGCCTGACTCCGCCCTCTGAGGAAGTGAGGATGGGACtgaaggggaaagagagcaggCAACTGGAGAAG ATCCCAGAAAACGAGGATCCGTCCGGCCTGTCCGACGAGGACGAGAGCCCTGGTTCGATGACATCAGAGCTGAGTGATGTCATGAGCCAGGTCAGGATGATGAGTCGGAGGAGCAGCCTCCAGGGTCCTGAAGTGTGCAGGTTCCTCAACCAGGGGAGACGCCACTCAACAGGCCAGGTCATGAG ACTGCTGgacggagagaaggagggaggacggAGTGAGAGACACAACagcctgagagagatggagggggggaggggtgatAGTAGACGGAACAGCCTGCGAGAacttgggggagagaggagtgacacTAGACGGAACAGCCTGATGAGGGATTTGACTCCGAATCATGACACTCTCACTGACGTGTCAAGGAACGAG gattatGACTATGAGATGAAGAAACTGCTGGCAACTAGAG CCATGCAGAGGAATCCGGTGGTGACAGAGGTTCGGACCCCCACTGATACCTGGAGTGGTCTGGGCTTCTCTAAGTCCATGCCTGCCGAGGCTGTTAAGGAGCTACGCAACGTCAGCCGACGCAGCTACAAACCTTACCTGGCAAACACTGGCCAACAACAACAG acATGGGGCCCGCAGAATGCGAAGGAGAAAGTGTCCAATGGCAGTAATTCAGAGAACTGGCGTGACAGACGTGGATCATCCTCCCCCATTTTCCCttctccatcttcctcctcctcttcatccccctctaacttctcctcttccttctcctccacgTCGTCCTTCCCGGCATTTGCGTCTTCAACAAACAGACCCCGAAACGATAAAACCT CGGAGAGCTTCCTGAGCTGCAGTAACTACTTTGAGTGCATGTCCTCTGTGAGGGCGTTGACTGCTAGCCAGCTTAGCTCCTCCCCCCAGCCTACGGACGATCTCCCAGAGCTCCTGAGCCAGCTCGGTATGGGGAAGTACATCGACGTGTTCCAACAGCAAGAG ATTGATTTCCAGACTTTCCTGACTCTGTCTGACGAGGATCTGAAAGAGGTGGGAGTGTCCACGTTTGGAGCGAGAAGGAAGATGCTACTGGCCATCTCAG ACCTAAACAAAAGTAAACGGAAACTGTCCGAGACGCCTGCTGTGAAGCCAGGCTACCTAGAAGGTGGGGCAAGTGGCCGGCTCCCACGAATCATAGGTGAGGACACCGCTGCTCAAAGAAACCACTGGTGA